caCGTCTTTTACTTGCATCGAAGGAATTGATAACATTCTGTTCTAAACTATTCTGAAGTAATGTttcaggcttgctacacacatattcggttcggcaatatttatcgaacaatcACCAACTCGACTCACTTTTCCGGCTTGTGCGGTACGGGTTCATTTACGCATATTCTGTTTTACCACCCGGCTAGACCGATTaatgccaaaccgaatatgtgagTAGCAAGCCTATCATTATATGACTCTACAAAGTTAGAATATAATGAGCCGTTTGTTGtttatatctatatctatactaatattataaagctgaagagtttgtttgtttgtttgtttatttgaacgcgctaatctcaggaactactggtccgatttgaaaaattctttcagtgttagatagcctatttatcgaggaaggttatagagtatataacatcacgctacggtcattaggagcggagtagcaacgaaaaatgttacaaaaacggggaaaaatttgactcattctcttaggtgacgcaagcgaagttgcgcgggtcagctagtagttaataTAGTCACGACTCACGAGCTTATCCAAACGTCCGTTTGATAGCGTTTAAAGTATGTAcctaattagttttattacatcGGTTTGGGCGTAGGGAAGCATAAATATGTTGctcttaataaatttaacccaataaccgtagcgccgcgtgtggtgtgTTTAAATCCCagccgggacaaatctttgtgtgatgagcacgagtattatGTCCTGAGcctagattttaattaatccAAGTAAacatgtatttagaagtatataagtatgctTATCTGTTGTTTGGTtgtcatagtacaagctctgcgcTTAGTTTGAaaccaataaattttaatgaccgtgtgtgagtcgcccaatagatatttgtttattcTCTAACGAGATCAGGTGGGTAGTGATTAGTCTCATCCGCAACCAGTGCCGGTGTGGTTTAGATAAATGGGAAATTCATTCCACGGTATAATGTCACGACCTTAGAAAAAAGTACCAGTAACAggaatattgttaaaatagtaaaactgAAATACTAATTTTGTCACATTTTACGATATTGTGCAAAAACTATTCTACAACTTGTTCAAGATATAAGCAAGGTATAATTTTAAGAACAATATTAACTGATTATTGTAACTACCTATTAATCTAAGCATTACCGTACAGATTCATTAAACatcaaagtattatttaaataaatacatctcataatagtataattatatttattctatagTCAACTCCCTGGTTAAGtgggaattattttttaacagttGTAACACAGTCAGTCTGCTGGTAGGGAGTACCCCGATAATCAGCAATGCATTCTATAACAAAAGCAACTGATACcgatagataaaaatataatgtacacgaatattatttatttatctaaaatgcACAATACTTATCagaaaattgtgataaaacacCTTAGaagataactttaaataaatacgtcATGCACTTACCAGGACTAAGATACTCATCGTCTTCCATCGTTTGTTGTCACACCAGTACCCTTAAAAACAATAAGATCacttatttatgttttcttttcatGAATCGTATAAATGAGTAGTAAGTTAAGCACATTTTTTTCTTGAGGCCATACAAAGTTttcaactcgcacttggccaccGTGGTGGAATCAAGGTTTATCCCCTActttgttcgggaggagacctttgcccattAGTGGGacggtaataaaaaaataatacctataattaAGTTATGAATTGATCACATCGTATCAATCACAAGCATAACGTTCGTACTATGTATACCTatgctaataataaaaatctgaagagtttgtttgtctgaacaagctaatctcaggaactacaggttcAAACTACATACTGAATATCATATTGTATCTTACAAAGTTGTATATGTATACTGTTGGcgtgtctataaataaataaatttaaaatgtatattggTGGACAATAGTCAATTTATTGATAAAGGTTTAAGGCCATATAACATCAATCTATGACTAGAAAGAGTGACGCAGCAGTGAAATATGTTGCAAAAATTACTAGGCTAAAGGCCACGAAGACGAAGTCACAACCAAgttagattataatttattacttaataatcaGAAGAAAGATATTAATCTATGACCGATTACAGGCGCATAAGTAGTAGATACCTTACtaggaatattaaattattataatctattgaGTATTTGATCTATGccgactttttattttattttatcgtatggttgtcaaagttgttcaaagcCGCTCAACACACAAATGGACACGGGACAACACgcaaaattccgggacaatGCCGGAAACCACGGTCATCTGGCAACTCTAGTTACAACACAGAAAAGGGAAACATACAACTTCCCGGAAGCGTCCCGGACCGCTCAAGACCCACGTCCCGCTCACGTGGTCTTCTGTGTCTTTCACAATAAAAAGGCTGGTTGATGCACTCGCGTTTATAggtttcaaatcggaccagtagttcctgagattagcgcgttcaaacaaacaaacaaactcttcagctttattatattagtagtatagataggtattaAACAAACCGGACTATCTTCCACTGAGTCACATTACAATCAGGTAAAGCCGTTCCAAAGATTAGTTAGGACAAATAGACATAAACATACATGGTTTGTCTCGTTATCATGTAAATAACCGTAAGCAGGCACTTCAATTAATCGAACAATTCAAGTGAGTTCCGCGTAATAGGTAAAccaagtacctacttaatacaaGCTGGATTGTTATATACATAATTTCCTTCATTGTAGAAAATAACACTAACTACCGATGGTTTCAATTTTGAAACAACAGTATGTAAATccgaaaaaatgtttaaaaatcacACTAAATGAATACCAAACAAACCACGGGTAGGTACGTAGgtttattttctgaaaaaaatatctttgacaaAATGTCCACTCAACTGCCTTCATACATTATATGTGTATCACACCCACCAACAACAATGACtaatagaatataaaatgttacccaaatgattcaaagttacccaaattgaccaaTACAATACCACAACATTTCAGAACCGagagtttataaaattattccatTTACAATACACATATTGGTACTCACGTCACAATGTTCTGGAATGATTCACAATCACAATACAAGTGCCGAACAACTAACCGTACGAATAATCTAGACTGAACTGAACCAGTGGTTGCATACGACTGACGCTTGTTTCAGAAATAGATATATTATCGTGTAGTATTTGCGCATTAGTTCACTGTGCCAGGGGAAGTCCCGAATAATAACTTTAGTCGATACTAGAGAAGTGCgttaactgttttatattatttattttattaatgattttgagatattttgtttttttttattatgattgtaaACAAGGTGCcagtgttttataatattgtaactaATTTATTCCCGAGGCTTTTTTCACggtgtatatttatttgtattttcacTCGTCCTTCCTCGATTATGATCTATTGTCTTACGAATTAATACGAATCACGGCCATTGTGATAGAATAATTCAGCCGTTTCTGGATTAAAACGGACATAACATACATTATAGATGCTAACTAGCGtattatataactatttttatattagtaacGTTAATAATATGAGTCAGtctattgtttataataattccCATCAAGATTCGATTTCTAAATAGATAACATATTACATCCAACTCGTATGAAGAAATATAAACGCTGTATTTAAGCAGGTACTTACAACGCCCGGTAAAAGAATTcttatttgtgaattttaacCAACATAAAAAGTTTCCTTTATAGCATACCGccatgaaataattatttggcgCTTGAAGTATTCTTCTAACCATGAAATATattcctaaaaaatatattttatttatatgtccTTAATACAAGAACATCACTAGTCAGACTGTTTCAGTATAAAGGACTATTCACATCTATTGCAAGCCATGTTCAACAGCTAAATTACTGCgagttttataaattattttataaaatattatatatattatatatctattttAAGTTAACGGTTGAGGTTATATACCTCATATGTCTTCTATAATTTAATGAGTCTTTAGTTCAACCGTTAacttaaaatagaacatttttgtattgaaacgATACAGTAAATCACACTTTTATAGTAATATCtctataaatttatatattttctattttaaggGACTGTGTAACGAAAACTAACcacctttaaataataataacggATAAAAGCTGTTTACAGTAGAATTTTGAAGTTTGTGCAGGCGATGCGCGATGGTTCAATAATCTTTAtcttttatacatttacttttCCTGTCAGCTGTATTTTGTCATGACTGTTCGATAGGAACacgtttttattaatgaaatacgCTATGAAGtgtagtaataattaaataaatattattggacaactctcacacggtcatttgattccaaactaagcagagctagtactatggtaaccaaataactgataaacacttatatacttctaaatacatacttatatagatacattaacatccaggctcagaacaaaatatactcgtgctcatcacacaaagatttgtcccgggtgggattcgaacccaccacacgcggcgctacggttgttgcggcgaggtgaccgcttaaaccacttcgccaaacgtgcagttataatATAGGTAAGTGTGCATAGTCTTTATTAGTCCTATTAATGGTTATGACCCTTGTGTGTAACTCTTTGTTGGAATTACCTCTTTTGCTCTATGTGTGTTACCAAGTAGAAAAAGGCCTTAGTGGTAAAAATCGACTAACACACGATTGTATAAATTTTTATGGAAATCTCAAAAATAATCACATCTTATTAAATTCCTgcctatatttaataaaatgttgatcaGTGAATGAGGTATATTTCGCTCTGTAATATCAACTGCTTGCCATTGGCTACTTTTTAGTATTTGAGTAGGTATTCTTTTTTAGTAatgttattagttattttttaatattcataaaacgtTACAAGACATTTACTGATAAACATTAATATgttaacagtatttttttcctGCTTTCTCAATAACTCGTTTATATTTATACCATAGAGCACATTGAGAAAAGATTAGCAGGCATCGACTCTAAACGTTCGAATTATTTGACTGTCACTGTCATAGATAGTGTCATTGTTAATTAAAGTCACttgtgtgtgcgtgtgcgtgtgtgaCAGTTTTTATGTTACAACCTAAAGTTTGGATAATTCATATTATTCGTAAAACGTGAGCTACAGTGAACTGAGATTGTTTGAGATTATGCAGAATCCAGATTCAGACGACGAAAAACAGGATGTTGGACCCGTGGAAAATGCTTGGTCTATGAAAATACCGAAATTTACACCAGAAGATAACCCACATGGTCTATTAGAAGAAAGTAAATTTGCAACATTATTTCCAAAGTATCGAGAACAATACTTGAAGGAATGTTGGCCGTTAGTGCAGAAAGTGTTAAAAGAACACTACATTGTCGCAGATTTGGATCTTATCGAAGGCAGTATCACAGTCAAAACAACTAGAAAAACATGGGatccttatattattatcaaagcaAGAGATTTGATGAAATTGCTGTCGCGAAGTGTCCCATTCGAACAAGCTGTAAGAGTTTTAGATGACGAGATCGGGTGTGATATCATTAAAATCAACTCATTTGTTAGAAAAAAGGAAACATTTCTGAAAAGAAGACAAAGATTAATTGGTCCTAATGGGGTTACTCTTAAATCAATTGAATTACTTACAGAATGCTATGTGCTGGTGCAAGGAAATACGGTCTCGGCTGTTGGACCATACAAAGGACTTGTGCAGGTCAGGAGGATAGTTGAAGATACAATGAAAAACATACATCCAATGTACAATATTAAAAGCTTGATGATCAAAAGAGAACTTATGAAAGATCCACGTCTAAAGAATGAAAGTTGGGACCGTTTTTTGCCtaaattcaaaagtaaaaatgtacctaGAAAACAACCTAAGAAGAAAGTTACTAAGAAGCCATACACACCTTTCCCTCCGCCTCAACAAGAAAGCAAAATTGATCGCGAACTTGCTACAGGAGAATATTTCCTTAAAGATGAACAAAAGAGAGCTAAACGTCGTCATGAGAAGGAAGAACAACAAGCTCAAGTTAAACGTGCCAAACATGAGCAGCGTCAAAAAGACTTCATACCGCCTGAAGAGAAAACTGATACAGCTACTACATCAGGTGCTGCAACAGAAGCACAAGTAGATATTGACTCGTTTAAGTCTAAAATGAAGAAAATTTCTAAACAACAAAAGGCAACCAAATTAAAGAAGTCAGAAACATAATTGATATTGTGAAGATAAAATTTCTTGAATTtcaatattgttgttttattttatatcattgaaATGTTATTACAAGATACTTGACAAGATAATTGAATCTCTTGATACGTATGTAGGCTACTTACCTAGCTAAGATAAAATACCTTATTTgcaatttaatcaaaacattgCGTTGGGTTAGGGTTTGGTTATTGAGGGTGGGGATttgaattaataaactaaaattattattattgctttatcGTTTTACTTTGAGCAGTTTCAATTCAGGCACTAAATTATTCTTGGTAATATATTTCTTCCCATTGATGTATGGTTGCAGTACTTCAGGAATAAAAATTTTTCCTTTGGGATCTTGATGAGTTTCTAGTAAAGCTATAAGCATTCTGGGCACAGCACAAGCTGTCCCATTTAGTGTGTGAACATAGCTTGTTTCTTCACCAtctgtgtattttatattaagtctACGAGACTGATAGTCTGTACAATTACTGCAGCTTGATATTTCTCCGTAATTATTGCGCCCTGGCATCCATGCTTCTATGTCATATTTTCTGTTGAAAAAATTGGTACCATTATTTCAAGACATTCTTCGGATTACAATGTCATgccacaaaattatttatttgctcaGAATTGAATTATTTACCAAATGTATGGAAAACTTTAGACAAATACATAGGGAATTTGAATATACCTGTAAGCTGGTGCACCTAATTCATGTGGAGGCATATCCAAGACTCTCATGTTAAAACCTAATGGTGTAAATAGATCTTCCTGTGTTTTTCTTATGTACTCCAGCATATTTTCCGATTGATCACTCGTAGTAGCAATGAACATCTCAACTTTGGTAAACTGATGAACTCTGTTGATAAAAAGTTATTGCATTGTCAGTTTGTTAAAATAGATAGAATAGGGCAGGATGAACTATTATACTAAACTTTATAATATGGGCAACTTTTAAACTACAGACAGATGAAAGGCAACTATTCAAATACATACTAATTAAATGGTctacttaatttataaactcCATGATTGGATGTCCCCAAattcacacaaaacaaacactgattaaaacaaaatctagGCAAACAAATGATAGTGAAGGTTAATCGAAATTAGCAGGCctataaatatatagtttcTCAAATTAATACTATATAAATACAGCACCTGTAAATTCCTCTTTCTTCAATGACATTAGAAGTTTCAGCCCTGTAACATCTGCTCACTGCTGCAAGCTTCATAGGCAAGTCTTTTGCATGATGGTGTGAATTCATCAATAAACCAGCCAGTGACATTTCTGCTGTACCTGACAGACATAAGTCAGGACCATGATGTACACTGTCTAAACAATATATCTAAAACAaggaataaataagtaaattaatctttgtattaatatacatttgtttaattttatcactGCCATACCAATTACCATCTGATGAAAGTGCAATATTACCTGTGTTCGATCAGTGTTAATTGACATTCCACAATTTTCTAAAACTGTACTCGGTAATATATCAGGCACTGACACAAACTGAAAATTGCTATCAACTAACTTACGGACAGTGTATTTTATCAAAGCTTCTTCTAGTTCAGCAAGTTCTGACaagaaataataacttttatgacCACATGTATTCCCTAATTTATCAGTTCTGACCAAATTCATTCGCCTTGTTATCTCACTGAACTCTAAAGGTTTATGGTCACTAAAATCCCTCTTCTTGTTAATTTCATGCATCACTTGTACATCATCGTTGTTTATCACTGCAGGATGCGTTTTGTTTGGCAACAAACTGATCTCtttgaaaaaatcattttttactgATGGATACAAATCATTTGAGGGTATAGTCACTTTAAATACTTTGTACATATCTAATACACGACCGAGATCACCAACGCCTTttcttattttgatattattttcaatttctgGAGCATTTTTAGGGTTACAGTAATAATGTATATCGAATTCTGGCATACATGTACTAGAATAAGGTctcttgcattttattttaggtatgACACCTatcacatattttaaaaaaggctTCATCATTATATTGTAACCAAAATTAAGTGAAAACTAAAATTCTGTAACATAACAGGCGAAACCAGAGGCCACAGGAAGGAAGCCATAAGAACAGCTGATGAATGTTGACAAATGACAATGTTGACATCAGACCACTGACGTTTATCGTGCCGTGCATCAGCGTATCAATGTgtggaaaatattatgttcgttattatttattccgtatacctacttacataactAAGGTTTCATCTGTAGTCATCATTATGATTACCTGAATATCTATTAATGTTAGGTATTATTTAATAGCCAAACATGAGATAAAACCATGTGGTTTGCAAGGCAACTAGGCTCACTGCTAAACGttgtttattatatgaataGATTTATCACCtcttgaataattaataacgttatatttttaaggttGAGTTTCATAGTTTATGAGTTCTAAAATATTGCTATAGAGCAAATCTCATGCGATCTAAGTGATACGGAATGAGTGCTGCTGCCACTGCCACTTGTCTGTCAGTGATAGGTACCTTTGTTTGTCTAATGTGCCAACTGTCAAGTATTGTCAGGTTTCGCGCGTTAAATTGTTTCTGTCTGTTTGCTGTTGTGAATGTGTGCCTCTGAGAAGTTTCTGGCGCCTATTTTCTGTGATCTTTTTActtgcttttaaatataatgttattgatattatttatgaactaaTCAATAATGAAGTCCAAGTTTTAGAGTATTAAATACGCATTCAGGaaacaaaagtttgtttaaaacaaGATGCCGGTTAAGAACGGTAAACTTGCTACTCAACAAAATGCACCTGAAAATGCTTCAGATGTGGTCAAGCTGTCGCCTGCTCAGCCGTGAGTATAAACTTTCCTAAGTAGGTAACTCTTATAACTAAATAATGTACCGTAGCTATTTGCTGTTAGTATAATACCCCAATGTACTAATTTCTCAGTATGAAAcgtaaatagtttaaaaaaaatttcagaTCGAAGCGAAGGTCTCCGCGCAGTGCCAATCAGCTTAAAATAACCAGTATGTTCTCAACCAAAAGAAATAGAAGTCCTGAAGGAAATGAAATAATGCACCCGGTAACACATCAGTGACTTATATATACCTGGTTCTAGTCATATTTGTAGTTGACACAGTTGAAAATAGCTCAAATTAACATACTATAGTCAAATATTGTGCTGGGTAGTTCAAAATTCCTATGAAATACAATAATGTGAATAACATCCTCATGCTTGCCTTGCAGTAGCTATGAGCACTTTTTTTTATGAACCCATTGTTTACGTCTCTGCTTGATTGTATGCTTTATATAGCTGAACTATGAAACATTAACTACAGTCA
This genomic stretch from Anticarsia gemmatalis isolate Benzon Research Colony breed Stoneville strain chromosome 13, ilAntGemm2 primary, whole genome shotgun sequence harbors:
- the SerRS-m gene encoding seryl-tRNA synthetase, mitochondrial, encoding MMKPFLKYVIGVIPKIKCKRPYSSTCMPEFDIHYYCNPKNAPEIENNIKIRKGVGDLGRVLDMYKVFKVTIPSNDLYPSVKNDFFKEISLLPNKTHPAVINNDDVQVMHEINKKRDFSDHKPLEFSEITRRMNLVRTDKLGNTCGHKSYYFLSELAELEEALIKYTVRKLVDSNFQFVSVPDILPSTVLENCGMSINTDRTQIYCLDSVHHGPDLCLSGTAEMSLAGLLMNSHHHAKDLPMKLAAVSRCYRAETSNVIEERGIYRVHQFTKVEMFIATTSDQSENMLEYIRKTQEDLFTPLGFNMRVLDMPPHELGAPAYRKYDIEAWMPGRNNYGEISSCSNCTDYQSRRLNIKYTDGEETSYVHTLNGTACAVPRMLIALLETHQDPKGKIFIPEVLQPYINGKKYITKNNLVPELKLLKVKR
- the dbe gene encoding KRR1 small subunit processome component homolog dbe, which produces MQNPDSDDEKQDVGPVENAWSMKIPKFTPEDNPHGLLEESKFATLFPKYREQYLKECWPLVQKVLKEHYIVADLDLIEGSITVKTTRKTWDPYIIIKARDLMKLLSRSVPFEQAVRVLDDEIGCDIIKINSFVRKKETFLKRRQRLIGPNGVTLKSIELLTECYVLVQGNTVSAVGPYKGLVQVRRIVEDTMKNIHPMYNIKSLMIKRELMKDPRLKNESWDRFLPKFKSKNVPRKQPKKKVTKKPYTPFPPPQQESKIDRELATGEYFLKDEQKRAKRRHEKEEQQAQVKRAKHEQRQKDFIPPEEKTDTATTSGAATEAQVDIDSFKSKMKKISKQQKATKLKKSET